One Gadus morhua chromosome 13, gadMor3.0, whole genome shotgun sequence genomic window carries:
- the matn4 gene encoding matrilin-4 isoform X4 encodes MTRLCVSILLSLIALTNARPKTAPEQKCKSGPVDLVFIIDSSRSVRPHEFETMRKFMIDILDTLDIGADATRVGVIQYSSQVLNEFSLKTHFKTEAMVKGINEIIPLAQGTMTGLAIKYTMNVAFTPEAGDRPKVPNVAVIVTDGRPQDRVAEVAAEAREKGIEIYAVGVARADMTSLRAMASPPFEDHVFLVESFDLIHQFGLQFQDKLCGLDMCAESDHGCEHICESSPGSYHCLCLPGYTLNTDGKTCSAIDLCAQGKHDCEQVCISSPGSFTCDCNKGYTLNAEDKKTCTMIDYCSFGNHSCDHQCVSILNGYHCKCNLGYHLHDDGKKCQHMDLCNSVEHGCDFQCVSTPGSFYCICPEGQLLQDNGKSCGTCKSANIDLVFLIDGSKSVRPQNFELVKKFVNQVVDSLDVSAQGTRVGLVQYSSRVRTEFPLNMYHTAEDIKAAVMKVDYMEKGTMTGLALKHMLENSFSEAEGARPAARNIPRIGLVFTDGRSQDDITEWAKLTKEAGLTMYAVGVGKAVEDELSEIASDPVEKYFYYTTDFSAINTIAENLKLNVCPAESQGEIEVKDPCACESLVEFQQATMSSMEQLTQKLAAMTTRLGDLENQLLSRK; translated from the exons ATGAcgcgtctctgtgtgtctattCTTCTCTCCCTGATCGCCCTCACCAATGCCAGGCCAAAaacag CTCCAGAGCAGAAGTGTAAGTCCGGCCCGGTGGACCTGGTCTTCATCATCGACAGCTCTCGCAGCGTTCGTCCTCACGAGTTTGAGACCATGAGGAAGTTCATGATCGACATCCTGGACACGCTGGACATCGGGGCCGACGCCACTCGGGTCGGGGTCATCCAGTACTCCAGCCAG GTCCTCAATGAGTTCTCCCTGAAGACCCACTTCAAGACGGAGGCCATGGTGAAGGGCATCAACGAGATCATTCCTCTGGCCCAGGGCACCATGACCGGCCTGGCCATCAAGTACACCATGAATGTAGCCTTCACCCCTGAGGCAGGGGACCGGCCCAAG GTGCCCAACGTGGCGGTGATCGTGACGGACGGACGGCCCCAGGACCGCGTGGCGGAGGTGGCCGCCGAGGCTCGGGAGAAGGGCATCGAGATCTACGCCGTGGGCGTGGCCAGAGCAGACATGACATCACTCAGGGCCATGGCGTCCCCGCCGTTTGAAGACCACGTGTTCCTGGTGGAGTCCTTCGACCTCATCCACCAGTTCGGACTCCAGTTCCAGGACAAGCTGTGCG gcctAGACATGTGTGCAGAGTCTGACCACGGCTGTGAACACATATGTGAGAGTTCTCCAGGCTCCTACCACTGCCTCTGTCTGCCCGGCTACACACTGAACACAGATGGCAAGACCTgctcag cTATAGATCTATGTGCGCAGGGGAAACATGACTGTGAGCAGGTGTGTATCAGCTCCCCTGGCTCCTTCACCTGTGACTGCAACAAAGGATACACACTTAACGCAGAAGACAAGAAGACCTGCACCA TGATCGATTACTGCTCCTTCGGGAACCACAGCTGTGACCACCAGTGTGTGAGCATTCTTAATGGGTACCACTGCAAGTGTAACCTTGGATACCATCTCCATGACGATGGCAAGAAATGCCAGC ACATGGACCTGTGTAATTCGGTGGAACATGGCTGTGATTTCCAGTGTGTCAGCACTCCAGGGTCGTTCTACTGCATCTGCCCCGAGGGGCAGTTGCTACAGGACAACGGGAAGAGCTGTGGAA CCTGTAAGTCGGCTAACATCGACCTGGTCTTCCTTATCGACGGCTCCAAGAGTGTTCGGCCCCAGAACTTTGAACTGGTCAAGAAATTTGTCAACCAG GTGGTGGATTCCCTAGACGTGTCTGCCCAGGGAACCCGGGTGGGTCTGGTCCAGTACTCCAGCCGCGTCCGGACAGAGTTCCCCCTCAACATGTACCACACCGCAGAGGACATCAAAGCTGCTGTCATGaag GTAGATTACATGGAAAAGGGCACCATGACGGGTCTGGCTCTCAAGCACATGCTGGAGAACAGTTTCTCCGAGGCAGAGGGGGCTCGGCCGGCTGCCAGGAACATCCCTCGCATTGGCTTGGTGTTCACCGACGGACGCTCCCAGGACGACATCACTGAGTGGGCCAAGCTGACCAAGGAGGCTG gtctcaCCATGTATGCGGTGGGTGTAGGCAAGGCGGTGGAGGATGAGCTTAGTGAGATTGCCTCGGATCCCGTGGAGAAATATTTCTACTACACCACAGACTTCTCCGCCATCAACACCATTGCAGAAAACCTCAAACTCAACGTCTGCCCAG CGGAGAGTCAGGGTGAGATCGAAGTAAAGGACCCATGTGCCTGTGAGAGCTTGGTGGAGTTCCAGCAGGCCACAATGAGCTCAATGGAGCAGCTGACACAAAAAC TGGCTGCCATGACGACACGCCTTGGGGACCTGGAGAACCAGCTGCTGTCCAGGAAGTGA
- the matn4 gene encoding matrilin-4 isoform X2 has translation MTRLCVSILLSLIALTNARPKTAPEQKCKSGPVDLVFIIDSSRSVRPHEFETMRKFMIDILDTLDIGADATRVGVIQYSSQVLNEFSLKTHFKTEAMVKGINEIIPLAQGTMTGLAIKYTMNVAFTPEAGDRPKVPNVAVIVTDGRPQDRVAEVAAEAREKGIEIYAVGVARADMTSLRAMASPPFEDHVFLVESFDLIHQFGLQFQDKLCGLDMCAESDHGCEHICESSPGSYHCLCLPGYTLNTDGKTCSAIDLCAQGKHDCEQVCISSPGSFTCDCNKGYTLNAEDKKTCTMIDYCSFGNHSCDHQCVSILNGYHCKCNLGYHLHDDGKKCQPIDLCAQGKHECEQVCVSAPGVYTCDCNKGYTLNADKKTCTHMDLCNSVEHGCDFQCVSTPGSFYCICPEGQLLQDNGKSCGTCKSANIDLVFLIDGSKSVRPQNFELVKKFVNQVVDSLDVSAQGTRVGLVQYSSRVRTEFPLNMYHTAEDIKAAVMKVDYMEKGTMTGLALKHMLENSFSEAEGARPAARNIPRIGLVFTDGRSQDDITEWAKLTKEAGLTMYAVGVGKAVEDELSEIASDPVEKYFYYTTDFSAINTIAENLKLNVCPAESQGEIEVKDPCACESLVEFQQATMSSMEQLTQKLAAMTTRLGDLENQLLSRK, from the exons ATGAcgcgtctctgtgtgtctattCTTCTCTCCCTGATCGCCCTCACCAATGCCAGGCCAAAaacag CTCCAGAGCAGAAGTGTAAGTCCGGCCCGGTGGACCTGGTCTTCATCATCGACAGCTCTCGCAGCGTTCGTCCTCACGAGTTTGAGACCATGAGGAAGTTCATGATCGACATCCTGGACACGCTGGACATCGGGGCCGACGCCACTCGGGTCGGGGTCATCCAGTACTCCAGCCAG GTCCTCAATGAGTTCTCCCTGAAGACCCACTTCAAGACGGAGGCCATGGTGAAGGGCATCAACGAGATCATTCCTCTGGCCCAGGGCACCATGACCGGCCTGGCCATCAAGTACACCATGAATGTAGCCTTCACCCCTGAGGCAGGGGACCGGCCCAAG GTGCCCAACGTGGCGGTGATCGTGACGGACGGACGGCCCCAGGACCGCGTGGCGGAGGTGGCCGCCGAGGCTCGGGAGAAGGGCATCGAGATCTACGCCGTGGGCGTGGCCAGAGCAGACATGACATCACTCAGGGCCATGGCGTCCCCGCCGTTTGAAGACCACGTGTTCCTGGTGGAGTCCTTCGACCTCATCCACCAGTTCGGACTCCAGTTCCAGGACAAGCTGTGCG gcctAGACATGTGTGCAGAGTCTGACCACGGCTGTGAACACATATGTGAGAGTTCTCCAGGCTCCTACCACTGCCTCTGTCTGCCCGGCTACACACTGAACACAGATGGCAAGACCTgctcag cTATAGATCTATGTGCGCAGGGGAAACATGACTGTGAGCAGGTGTGTATCAGCTCCCCTGGCTCCTTCACCTGTGACTGCAACAAAGGATACACACTTAACGCAGAAGACAAGAAGACCTGCACCA TGATCGATTACTGCTCCTTCGGGAACCACAGCTGTGACCACCAGTGTGTGAGCATTCTTAATGGGTACCACTGCAAGTGTAACCTTGGATACCATCTCCATGACGATGGCAAGAAATGCCAGC ctataGATCTGTGTGCGCAGGGGAAGCATGAGTGTGAgcaggtgtgtgtcagtgcgccGGGGGTCTACACCTGCGACTGCAACAAAGGATACACACTCAACGCAGACAAGAAGACCTGCACAC ACATGGACCTGTGTAATTCGGTGGAACATGGCTGTGATTTCCAGTGTGTCAGCACTCCAGGGTCGTTCTACTGCATCTGCCCCGAGGGGCAGTTGCTACAGGACAACGGGAAGAGCTGTGGAA CCTGTAAGTCGGCTAACATCGACCTGGTCTTCCTTATCGACGGCTCCAAGAGTGTTCGGCCCCAGAACTTTGAACTGGTCAAGAAATTTGTCAACCAG GTGGTGGATTCCCTAGACGTGTCTGCCCAGGGAACCCGGGTGGGTCTGGTCCAGTACTCCAGCCGCGTCCGGACAGAGTTCCCCCTCAACATGTACCACACCGCAGAGGACATCAAAGCTGCTGTCATGaag GTAGATTACATGGAAAAGGGCACCATGACGGGTCTGGCTCTCAAGCACATGCTGGAGAACAGTTTCTCCGAGGCAGAGGGGGCTCGGCCGGCTGCCAGGAACATCCCTCGCATTGGCTTGGTGTTCACCGACGGACGCTCCCAGGACGACATCACTGAGTGGGCCAAGCTGACCAAGGAGGCTG gtctcaCCATGTATGCGGTGGGTGTAGGCAAGGCGGTGGAGGATGAGCTTAGTGAGATTGCCTCGGATCCCGTGGAGAAATATTTCTACTACACCACAGACTTCTCCGCCATCAACACCATTGCAGAAAACCTCAAACTCAACGTCTGCCCAG CGGAGAGTCAGGGTGAGATCGAAGTAAAGGACCCATGTGCCTGTGAGAGCTTGGTGGAGTTCCAGCAGGCCACAATGAGCTCAATGGAGCAGCTGACACAAAAAC TGGCTGCCATGACGACACGCCTTGGGGACCTGGAGAACCAGCTGCTGTCCAGGAAGTGA
- the matn4 gene encoding matrilin-4 isoform X1, which yields MTRLCVSILLSLIALTNARPKTAPEQKCKSGPVDLVFIIDSSRSVRPHEFETMRKFMIDILDTLDIGADATRVGVIQYSSQVLNEFSLKTHFKTEAMVKGINEIIPLAQGTMTGLAIKYTMNVAFTPEAGDRPKVPNVAVIVTDGRPQDRVAEVAAEAREKGIEIYAVGVARADMTSLRAMASPPFEDHVFLVESFDLIHQFGLQFQDKLCGLDMCAESDHGCEHICESSPGSYHCLCLPGYTLNTDGKTCSAIDLCAQGKHDCEQVCISSPGSFTCDCNKGYTLNAEDKKTCTMIDYCSFGNHSCDHQCVSILNGYHCKCNLGYHLHDDGKKCQPIDLCAQGKHECEQVCVSAPGVYTCDCNKGYTLNADKKTCTPIDLCAQGKHECEQVCVSAPGVYTCDCNKGYTLNADKKTCTHMDLCNSVEHGCDFQCVSTPGSFYCICPEGQLLQDNGKSCGTCKSANIDLVFLIDGSKSVRPQNFELVKKFVNQVVDSLDVSAQGTRVGLVQYSSRVRTEFPLNMYHTAEDIKAAVMKVDYMEKGTMTGLALKHMLENSFSEAEGARPAARNIPRIGLVFTDGRSQDDITEWAKLTKEAGLTMYAVGVGKAVEDELSEIASDPVEKYFYYTTDFSAINTIAENLKLNVCPAESQGEIEVKDPCACESLVEFQQATMSSMEQLTQKLAAMTTRLGDLENQLLSRK from the exons ATGAcgcgtctctgtgtgtctattCTTCTCTCCCTGATCGCCCTCACCAATGCCAGGCCAAAaacag CTCCAGAGCAGAAGTGTAAGTCCGGCCCGGTGGACCTGGTCTTCATCATCGACAGCTCTCGCAGCGTTCGTCCTCACGAGTTTGAGACCATGAGGAAGTTCATGATCGACATCCTGGACACGCTGGACATCGGGGCCGACGCCACTCGGGTCGGGGTCATCCAGTACTCCAGCCAG GTCCTCAATGAGTTCTCCCTGAAGACCCACTTCAAGACGGAGGCCATGGTGAAGGGCATCAACGAGATCATTCCTCTGGCCCAGGGCACCATGACCGGCCTGGCCATCAAGTACACCATGAATGTAGCCTTCACCCCTGAGGCAGGGGACCGGCCCAAG GTGCCCAACGTGGCGGTGATCGTGACGGACGGACGGCCCCAGGACCGCGTGGCGGAGGTGGCCGCCGAGGCTCGGGAGAAGGGCATCGAGATCTACGCCGTGGGCGTGGCCAGAGCAGACATGACATCACTCAGGGCCATGGCGTCCCCGCCGTTTGAAGACCACGTGTTCCTGGTGGAGTCCTTCGACCTCATCCACCAGTTCGGACTCCAGTTCCAGGACAAGCTGTGCG gcctAGACATGTGTGCAGAGTCTGACCACGGCTGTGAACACATATGTGAGAGTTCTCCAGGCTCCTACCACTGCCTCTGTCTGCCCGGCTACACACTGAACACAGATGGCAAGACCTgctcag cTATAGATCTATGTGCGCAGGGGAAACATGACTGTGAGCAGGTGTGTATCAGCTCCCCTGGCTCCTTCACCTGTGACTGCAACAAAGGATACACACTTAACGCAGAAGACAAGAAGACCTGCACCA TGATCGATTACTGCTCCTTCGGGAACCACAGCTGTGACCACCAGTGTGTGAGCATTCTTAATGGGTACCACTGCAAGTGTAACCTTGGATACCATCTCCATGACGATGGCAAGAAATGCCAGC ctataGATCTGTGTGCGCAGGGGAAGCATGAGTGTGAgcaggtgtgtgtcagtgcgccGGGGGTCTACACCTGCGACTGCAACAAAGGATACACACTCAACGCAGACAAGAAGACCTGCACAC ctaTAGATCTGTGTGCGCAGGGGAAGCATGAGTGTGAgcaggtgtgtgtcagtgcgccGGGGGTCTACACCTGCGACTGCAACAAAGGATACACACTCAACGCAGACAAGAAGACCTGCACAC ACATGGACCTGTGTAATTCGGTGGAACATGGCTGTGATTTCCAGTGTGTCAGCACTCCAGGGTCGTTCTACTGCATCTGCCCCGAGGGGCAGTTGCTACAGGACAACGGGAAGAGCTGTGGAA CCTGTAAGTCGGCTAACATCGACCTGGTCTTCCTTATCGACGGCTCCAAGAGTGTTCGGCCCCAGAACTTTGAACTGGTCAAGAAATTTGTCAACCAG GTGGTGGATTCCCTAGACGTGTCTGCCCAGGGAACCCGGGTGGGTCTGGTCCAGTACTCCAGCCGCGTCCGGACAGAGTTCCCCCTCAACATGTACCACACCGCAGAGGACATCAAAGCTGCTGTCATGaag GTAGATTACATGGAAAAGGGCACCATGACGGGTCTGGCTCTCAAGCACATGCTGGAGAACAGTTTCTCCGAGGCAGAGGGGGCTCGGCCGGCTGCCAGGAACATCCCTCGCATTGGCTTGGTGTTCACCGACGGACGCTCCCAGGACGACATCACTGAGTGGGCCAAGCTGACCAAGGAGGCTG gtctcaCCATGTATGCGGTGGGTGTAGGCAAGGCGGTGGAGGATGAGCTTAGTGAGATTGCCTCGGATCCCGTGGAGAAATATTTCTACTACACCACAGACTTCTCCGCCATCAACACCATTGCAGAAAACCTCAAACTCAACGTCTGCCCAG CGGAGAGTCAGGGTGAGATCGAAGTAAAGGACCCATGTGCCTGTGAGAGCTTGGTGGAGTTCCAGCAGGCCACAATGAGCTCAATGGAGCAGCTGACACAAAAAC TGGCTGCCATGACGACACGCCTTGGGGACCTGGAGAACCAGCTGCTGTCCAGGAAGTGA
- the matn4 gene encoding matrilin-4 isoform X3 produces the protein MTRLCVSILLSLIALTNARPKTAPEQKCKSGPVDLVFIIDSSRSVRPHEFETMRKFMIDILDTLDIGADATRVGVIQYSSQVLNEFSLKTHFKTEAMVKGINEIIPLAQGTMTGLAIKYTMNVAFTPEAGDRPKVPNVAVIVTDGRPQDRVAEVAAEAREKGIEIYAVGVARADMTSLRAMASPPFEDHVFLVESFDLIHQFGLQFQDKLCGLDMCAESDHGCEHICESSPGSYHCLCLPGYTLNTDGKTCSAIDLCAQGKHDCEQVCISSPGSFTCDCNKGYTLNAEDKKTCTMIDYCSFGNHSCDHQCVSILNGYHCKCNLGYHLHDDGKKCQPIDLCAQGKHECEQVCVSAPGVYTCDCNKGYTLNADKKTCTHMDLCNSVEHGCDFQCVSTPGSFYCICPEGQLLQDNGKSCGTCKSANIDLVFLIDGSKSVRPQNFELVKKFVNQVVDSLDVSAQGTRVGLVQYSSRVRTEFPLNMYHTAEDIKAAVMKVDYMEKGTMTGLALKHMLENSFSEAEGARPAARNIPRIGLVFTDGRSQDDITEWAKLTKEAGLTMYAVGVGKAVEDELSEIASDPVEKYFYYTTDFSAINTIAENLKLNVCPAESQGEIEVKDPCACESLVEFQQATMSSMEQLTQKLAAMTTRLGDLENQLLSRK, from the exons ATGAcgcgtctctgtgtgtctattCTTCTCTCCCTGATCGCCCTCACCAATGCCAGGCCAAAaacag CTCCAGAGCAGAAGTGTAAGTCCGGCCCGGTGGACCTGGTCTTCATCATCGACAGCTCTCGCAGCGTTCGTCCTCACGAGTTTGAGACCATGAGGAAGTTCATGATCGACATCCTGGACACGCTGGACATCGGGGCCGACGCCACTCGGGTCGGGGTCATCCAGTACTCCAGCCAG GTCCTCAATGAGTTCTCCCTGAAGACCCACTTCAAGACGGAGGCCATGGTGAAGGGCATCAACGAGATCATTCCTCTGGCCCAGGGCACCATGACCGGCCTGGCCATCAAGTACACCATGAATGTAGCCTTCACCCCTGAGGCAGGGGACCGGCCCAAG GTGCCCAACGTGGCGGTGATCGTGACGGACGGACGGCCCCAGGACCGCGTGGCGGAGGTGGCCGCCGAGGCTCGGGAGAAGGGCATCGAGATCTACGCCGTGGGCGTGGCCAGAGCAGACATGACATCACTCAGGGCCATGGCGTCCCCGCCGTTTGAAGACCACGTGTTCCTGGTGGAGTCCTTCGACCTCATCCACCAGTTCGGACTCCAGTTCCAGGACAAGCTGTGCG gcctAGACATGTGTGCAGAGTCTGACCACGGCTGTGAACACATATGTGAGAGTTCTCCAGGCTCCTACCACTGCCTCTGTCTGCCCGGCTACACACTGAACACAGATGGCAAGACCTgctcag cTATAGATCTATGTGCGCAGGGGAAACATGACTGTGAGCAGGTGTGTATCAGCTCCCCTGGCTCCTTCACCTGTGACTGCAACAAAGGATACACACTTAACGCAGAAGACAAGAAGACCTGCACCA TGATCGATTACTGCTCCTTCGGGAACCACAGCTGTGACCACCAGTGTGTGAGCATTCTTAATGGGTACCACTGCAAGTGTAACCTTGGATACCATCTCCATGACGATGGCAAGAAATGCCAGC ctaTAGATCTGTGTGCGCAGGGGAAGCATGAGTGTGAgcaggtgtgtgtcagtgcgccGGGGGTCTACACCTGCGACTGCAACAAAGGATACACACTCAACGCAGACAAGAAGACCTGCACAC ACATGGACCTGTGTAATTCGGTGGAACATGGCTGTGATTTCCAGTGTGTCAGCACTCCAGGGTCGTTCTACTGCATCTGCCCCGAGGGGCAGTTGCTACAGGACAACGGGAAGAGCTGTGGAA CCTGTAAGTCGGCTAACATCGACCTGGTCTTCCTTATCGACGGCTCCAAGAGTGTTCGGCCCCAGAACTTTGAACTGGTCAAGAAATTTGTCAACCAG GTGGTGGATTCCCTAGACGTGTCTGCCCAGGGAACCCGGGTGGGTCTGGTCCAGTACTCCAGCCGCGTCCGGACAGAGTTCCCCCTCAACATGTACCACACCGCAGAGGACATCAAAGCTGCTGTCATGaag GTAGATTACATGGAAAAGGGCACCATGACGGGTCTGGCTCTCAAGCACATGCTGGAGAACAGTTTCTCCGAGGCAGAGGGGGCTCGGCCGGCTGCCAGGAACATCCCTCGCATTGGCTTGGTGTTCACCGACGGACGCTCCCAGGACGACATCACTGAGTGGGCCAAGCTGACCAAGGAGGCTG gtctcaCCATGTATGCGGTGGGTGTAGGCAAGGCGGTGGAGGATGAGCTTAGTGAGATTGCCTCGGATCCCGTGGAGAAATATTTCTACTACACCACAGACTTCTCCGCCATCAACACCATTGCAGAAAACCTCAAACTCAACGTCTGCCCAG CGGAGAGTCAGGGTGAGATCGAAGTAAAGGACCCATGTGCCTGTGAGAGCTTGGTGGAGTTCCAGCAGGCCACAATGAGCTCAATGGAGCAGCTGACACAAAAAC TGGCTGCCATGACGACACGCCTTGGGGACCTGGAGAACCAGCTGCTGTCCAGGAAGTGA
- the LOC115557516 gene encoding odorant receptor 131-2-like: MTLFLLEMNQTSSNITLGASQRDSFSKAVTKNVIVVALGVTVIYLNASLIHTFHKQQIFNTNPRYILFIHMVINDTVQLTLTILLFLIGYTLYHINVCLCSFITLLALFTTENTPLNLSCMALECYVAVCRPLHHARVCTVRRTYLFIGLIWAISMLSVLPDLFVALATEPVAFFSKDVFCLREIVFRNPHIILKRDTWYVLLLVVIWLTLLYTYFRILFTARAASADAKKARNTILLHGFQLLLCMLIYVDPLLKTLLKYWFPNSLTDSLFACYIIISILPRSISPMVYGLRDKTFRMYLKKHLLCSLTLVTV, encoded by the exons ATGACATTGTTCCTTCTAGAGATGAATCAGACCTCTTCCAACATCACGCTGGGGGCCTCACAGAGGGACTCCTTCTCCAAAGCTGTGACCAAGAACGTCATTGTGGTGGCTCTGGGAGTCACTGTCATTTACCTCAATGCCAGCCTGATCCACACCTTCCACAAACAGCag ATCTTCAACACCAATCCCCGCTACATCCTCTTCATCCACATGGTCATCAATGACACAGTCCAGCTGACCCtcaccatcctcctcttccttatcGGCTACACCCTCTACCACATCAACGTCTGCCTGTGCAGCTTCATCACCCTGCTGGCTCTGTTCACCACTGAAAACACACCGCTCAACCTCTCCTGCATGGCCCTAGAGTGCTACGTGGCAGTGTGTCGCCCGCTGCACCACGCCCGCGTCTGCACCGTGCGGAGAACCTACCTCTTCATCGGTCTGATCTGGGCCATCAGTATGCTCTCCGTCCTCCCGGACCTGTTTGTCGCCCTGGCCACCGAGCCAGTGGCGTTCTTTAGCAAGGATGTCTTCTGTCTTAGGGAGATAGTGTTCCGCAACCCTCACATCATCCTCAAGAGGGATACCTGGTACGTGTTGCTGCTGGTCGTCATTTGGCTGACCCTGCTCTACACGTACTTCCGCATCCTGTTCACCGCCCGAGCCGCCAGCGCGGACGCAAAGAAGGCCCGAAACACCATCCTGCTTCACGGCTTCCAGCTGCTGCTGTGCATGTTGATATACGTGGACCCGTTGCTGAAAACGCTTCTGAAATACTGGTTCCCCAATAGTTTGACGGACTCATTGTTCGCGTGctacatcatcatcagcatttTGCCACGGTCCATCAGCCCCATGGTGTACGGCCTGCGAGACAAGACCTTCAGGATGTACCTGAAGAAACACCTCTTGTGCAGCTTGACGTTGGTGACGGTGTAA